CAGCCCGCCTCCCTGAGGCCCTTCAGCGAGAACTCCAGGCCGATCGCGACGAACGCGAAGATCAGGAACCAGGTGCGCAGATCGTTGACCGTCGTGATCGCGGACTTGTCGCCGCCCAACTGCAGAAACAACGTGCCGATGATCGACGCGGCGATGAATCCCAGCACGAACTTCGGGAAACGCTCCCAGAACTGAAAAAGGATCGGACGCGCCGCTTCACCTTCTTGGGAAGCCGACTTGCGCTCCACCTTCAACGCGAAATACGCGGTCAACGCGATCGCGACGACACCGATCAACGCGTTCTGCGTGGTCTTCACGATGGTCGCGATCTGCAGGGCGTCCTCACCGGCAATGGCTCCCGCGGCGGCGACGGCCGCCGTGGTATCGATGTTGCCGCCGATCCAGGCGCCCGCAACCGCATCGGAAAGGTTCAAAACGTCTGCGAGCCAAGGGAGTAGGAAAATCGACGGCAACGCGAAAACGATCACCAGGGAAGCGGCATAGGCCAGCTGCTCCTTCTTCGCCTGCACCGCACCGGCCGCCGCGATAGCCGCACTCACACCGCAGATCGACACCGCAGACGCCAACAGTGCGCGCAGCTTGTCCTCCAGCTTGAGGACTCCGCCCAGCCACCAGGTGAAGCCGAACACGATGGTGATCAACAGCAACGCCTGGATGATCGCCGGCCCTGCCGCGGTGACGAGCACCTTCAGGTTGATGGACGCACCGAGCAGCACCAGACCGGTCTTGATGAAGAACTCCGTGCGGAACCCCCGTGCCAGCGCGTCCCGCAAGGCGAGTTTGGACAGCACGAAGTTGCCGATCAAGCCCAAAGCGATGGCATAGACCGGGAATTCGATGGACTTCGCGACCTTTGCGAACGGAGTTCCTGCCGCCCACTGCGGAACTTCCTGCTCCAGGAATCGCGTCGCGGCGCCCAGCGCGATGACAACCAGCACCCCGGCGACCGCGTACCCGATCCCGGACGCGCGGACCTCGGGTTTGGTCTTGGTTTCTGTCACGGGATCACGCTGCCCGGAATCGCACCGACGAGCACAAGAGCCAGCAGAGCCAGGCCTGCGATGACGGCGAGCCAATCCTCGTTCATGAGCGGCACCGTATGCCGAACCGCGCGCTAGATCAGCGGTTGCGCTCAGCGCGATTTAGACGGGCTCAGATGGGCGGGACCTCGTAATACCCCGACGACGAGGCCGACGACGACGAGGTGAGGACGTCGCCACGGTTGAGATCTTTGCGCTCGATCCCCTTCATCAGCACGCCCACGTTCTCGCCGGCGCTCGCCTCGTCGAGCTGTTTGCGGAACTTCTCGATCGCGGTCACCTTGACCCCGGGACCCCCGTTGATCTGTACGGTGTCGCCAACGCGCAGCGTTCCACTTTCGACGCGGCCGGTCGCGACCACGCCCCGATTCTTGATGGCGAAGACCTCTTCGACGGTCATCTTGAACATCAGGAATGCGCCAATCTCTTGTTGACCAGACGGGTGAGCCAGCCGGGTGAGAATCGGGAGCCGGCCGCCAAGACCTTGGTCTGGGAGCCGACGGGGAAGTGCACCTGGTGGATGGCGCGGCGCAACCAGTGCGGGTCGACCGCCGCGGTGATGGCGTCGGCGATGTCCTGCGCGGTCAACCGAATGCCGAGCGACTCGGTGGTCCCGGTTTTGAGGTCGTCGGTCATCGCGGTGTTCACGAACAGCGGCCAGACCGCGATCACCCGGATGCCGTACCTGCTCCACTCGATGTCCAGCGCCTCGGTGATGCCGCGGATGAAGAACTTGGTCGCGCTGTAGTTGGCGAGTTCAGCCTGCCCGTAGATCGCCGAAGCGGAGGCGAGGTTGACGACGAC
The sequence above is drawn from the Mycobacterium gallinarum genome and encodes:
- a CDS encoding YeiH family protein, which codes for MTETKTKPEVRASGIGYAVAGVLVVIALGAATRFLEQEVPQWAAGTPFAKVAKSIEFPVYAIALGLIGNFVLSKLALRDALARGFRTEFFIKTGLVLLGASINLKVLVTAAGPAIIQALLLITIVFGFTWWLGGVLKLEDKLRALLASAVSICGVSAAIAAAGAVQAKKEQLAYAASLVIVFALPSIFLLPWLADVLNLSDAVAGAWIGGNIDTTAAVAAAGAIAGEDALQIATIVKTTQNALIGVVAIALTAYFALKVERKSASQEGEAARPILFQFWERFPKFVLGFIAASIIGTLFLQLGGDKSAITTVNDLRTWFLIFAFVAIGLEFSLKGLREAGWRPIALFASATVVNIVVALGLAVVLFGSFQVS
- a CDS encoding EF-Tu/IF-2/RF-3 family GTPase, translated to MFKMTVEEVFAIKNRGVVATGRVESGTLRVGDTVQINGGPGVKVTAIEKFRKQLDEASAGENVGVLMKGIERKDLNRGDVLTSSSSASSSGYYEVPPI